The sequence below is a genomic window from Desulfobulbus oligotrophicus.
TTTTTCAGCCAGACCTCAACGCTCCAAGGCCGAACAAGAAAGACGAGAGGAGCTTTCACGGCACTGGAACATGATGTGTGCGAAATACATGCTTGCCGATCTCGAATCAGACGAGTGTCAACGACGAACAAACGCGGAACTTGGACTGCCCGCCGACTACAGCCCCGACAGATACGCATAGCAGAGCTTGCGCGTCTGGCCGTATGGAATTCTCCTGACTTTCGGGCTGTCCTTGGCCTTGTCCCCCCTGCCAAAATCGAATTTTCCGCCCTGGATTCTCCAATAAGCGGTTTTGCTCCAGTGCTATGCCAGCGCCACAAAAAATAAGTGTCGCATAGTTGGCTCGTAGGTGTCGTGCATAAAAACCAGGAGGCAAAAATAAACAACACAATGAAATAAAAAATGGAGTTAAATACCCCATAAAAAAGGGGCTCTTGTCTTGCGCGATAAATTATCCCATAATAACTATGCGTCGGAAAAACATTGCAAATTACAAAACCATGACGGTCTAAAACAGGAGAAAGATTCTGTGCGAGTCGTGTCCATAAAAATAAATAATTTCCGTGGAGTGAAATATTCTTCCTTGTTGCTACCTCACCATGGAGTTCTTATCGGCGATAATAATGTCGGTAAAACAACGGTATTAGAAGCGCTCGATCTCGTTCTTGGACCTGATCGACTTCACCGACAGCCTGTCATAGACGAGCATGATTTTTTTAGAGGCCAATATACACTGAAACCCCAGAGGGAGATTACCGCTGATTCGCCTGCTGAAAAAACTGATGGTAATCGCACAGAGGCAGTATCTAACATAGAGACAGATGAGCAAGTGCCTCAAATTGAGATTGAAGTCATTATTGCTGCCCTTAACGGTGAACAGAAAAATAAGTTTGGCGATTATATCGAATTTTGGGATTCTAAAACGAATCAGTTATATGACAAGGCAGATCCTAAGGGTGTAGACACCCCCACGATTTCAGAAGTGCTTCGCGTTACGTTTATCGGGTCATACGATAAAGACGAAGATGATTTTGATGGAAAAACATACTTTACTCGTAGCCTGCTTGAAGATGATAATCCCGCATTGTTTAACAAAAGACATAAACAACTATGCGGTTTTTTGTACCTTCGCTCTCTTCGCACTGGTTCCCGCGCTCTAAGCTTAGAGCGAGGTAGCTTGCTCGACATCATATTGCGCCTAAATGAGGTCAGGCCACAAATGTGGGAAGCAACGCTAAATACACTTGCGAATTTACCGGTCGGAAGTGACCCTGAATTAGGAATTTCTCCAATACTTGAGAGCATTAACGCTGCATTGAAAAAATATGTTCCTAAAGAATGGGGAGTCGAACCACATCTACGAGTATCAAATCTTACTCGAGAGCATTTACGAAAAACTATTACAGCGTTTATTGCAACTGGTGACGGTGACCATGCAGCTCCATTCTATCGCCAGGGAACGGGAACAATTAATATGCTTGTTTTGGCAATGTTGTCACAGATTGCTGAAAATAAGCAAAACGTCATATTTGCTATGGAGGAGCCCGAGACAGCAATTCCACCTTACGCGCAAAAACGCATAGTCCATGAAGTTCGTAAATTAGCTTCTCAAGCCATTTTTACCTCTCATTCCCCGTATGTGCTGGAAGAGTTTACAATAAAAGAAACGGTTGTTCTTTCCAGAGATAGCGAAGGGCTCCTAACCCAACAAAGCATTGTACTCCCGGAGAATGTGAAGCCTAAGCGTTACAGGCAAGACTTTCGTATCCGTTTTTGCGAAGGATTACTTGCTCGCCGAGTCCTCATCGTGGAGGGAGCGACAGAAGCGTCGGCGTTTCCTGCTGCCTGCCGTCTTCTTGCCGAACTTGAACCAGATACATATTCGTCACTTGAGGCTTTGGGGGTTTGTGTCGTTGATGCCGGTGGCGAAACAGATATCCCTGGTGTAGCGCAACTCTTTAAAAAATTAGGAAAGCAGACCTTCGCTCTTTGCGATAAGCAAGGAGAGACAAATAAGAAACTGATTGAGGAGCATGTTGAACAACTTTTCATGCATGATGAAAAAGGATTTGAGAATATGGTTCTCAAAGGAGCGACAGAGGAGTCTTTAAAAGCATTTTGCAAGCAACTCTGCTGGCCTCAGCATTTAACTCAACGATTCCCCGACCCCGAGAACAATGTGTGCTGTGCTCTACAAGAATATTTTATTTGGGCGAAAGGCTGCTGGGGCATCGCGGATTTCCTCTCTCAAAGGAGCCTAGATGAAATTCCCGAATGGATTCGAAATACGGCTATAGAACTGAAAAACGCTTGTGCCCCGGCTAGTGCTTGCCACTGTGTTGACCCAGAACCGGAGCTTACTCCGAAAGCTGATGGCAATGAACCTCACTAAAGGTCAGACTGCTATAATGCAGGCAGATGGACATTTACTTGTCACTGGGGGGCCAGGCTCAGGCAAAACGACGATATCCATTCTAAAAGCCTCGCAGATTGCCAGTCAAAATCTTTTGCCTGGGCAAAAAGTCCTATTTCTTAGTTTCGCTCGCGCAACTGTTTCACGGGTAATAGAAGCTATTGAATATGAGCAAAAAATTCCAAAAGAACAAAAAAGTTTTATTGTTGTAGATACATATCATTCATTTTTTTGGCGTATCTTGAAAACATATGGTTATCTTATAGGGCTACCACGCAGGATAAAAGTTCTTACTCCACCGAATGAGGCAATCGCACTTTCAGTAATTAGATCAGCTTTCCCGTCCAGAAAACTTACCGATATACAAAAGCTAGAGAAAAAAAATGCCGAAGCAGCAGAACTGCTACGCTTAGCAAAAGAAGAAGGAAAAGTTTGCTTCGATCTATACGCACCGAACACGTACCAGATTCTTCAAGGTAGCAAACGAATATGCCATTTAATTGCGAGCAGATATCCAACAATTATTCTTGATGAATTTCAGGATACTAACGCCGCACAGTGGAGTGTGGTGCAAAAACTAGGGGGCGGTTGCAGGTTGCTCGCTTTAGCAGATCCAGAACAACGTATTTACGATTGGATTGGCGCTGATCCCGCTCGCCTTGATCACTTCCGAGAAACCTTTATTCCTATAGAAGTAGACCTTAAAGATGATAACCATCGAAGTGGCGATACGGAAATCGCTATGTTTGGGAGGGATGTCCTCGCCGGGAAGTTCAGAAAAAATGCTTATAATGGTATTGGAATAGCTCCTTTTACTCCCAGCAGAGATCCGGCCATGACAAAGCTGATAACAACTGTCTATAGCTCCCGCAAACGCCTTATTGACCAGGGAATTTCTGGATGGTCCTTGGCGATTCTTGTTCCGACAAAAAAAATGACACGATTAGTTTCTGAGGCTTTTCTGCAACCTCCAGCAAAGTTGACTGTGATCCCTCATTTTGCTGCTATCGAAATGGAAGCTGCTATTCTTGGAGCAGAGGTAATTGCTTTATTGATGCAACCAAATTCTGGGACTCACCACTTTGAAGAATTTATTGATTTAATGTGTAATTATTTTCAAGGTAAGGGTGGCGATGAACCGACACAAGGCGCTCTACAGGAGGCAGACAAAATACGTAAAAACTACGATGCATGGGTGGATGCCCACGCAAAAGGGAAGACGCTGCGCAAAAATAGTATCCTCATCAACATGCACAATGTCTATGAGCAGGCCTGTAGTGTCGCATTGACTGGCGACCCAGACAAGGACTGGGTGACTATCCGGGGCATTCTGGAAAAAGGAACTTGCCCACGTCTAAGGGAAATTTCACTCGAAGTGCGCAATTTGCGCCTGCTGCAGCGCGGTTCGCAGCTTCGCCAGGAGCTTTCTCAGGATTGGCTCAGTCACGGGGTTTACCTTAATGCTTTAGAAGTTGTCAGGCGTGCTTTTGTTCAGGCACATTTTGATTTGAGAGCTAAGCCTGAATCTGGCGTGGTCGTAATGAATATGCACAAAGCAAAGGGGAAACAGTTTGATGAAGTCATAATATTTGAAGGTTGGCCTGTTCAGCATAAAGGGCAAACTGTTAGTAATCCCGACAGGATAGTGCGGGCAAACTCTATAGAACAAGCCAATTCCCAAGCCCGACAAAATTTTTGCGTTAGTATTACCAGGAGTAAGCGGCAAACAACCATATTGACGCCAAAAAATGATCCGTGCGTTTTGCTCCCCAGCAATGATAACGCTTAGTGAGGGGTGCCCTAGTCCACCCGCATAAACTCTGCCGACGTGATCATCCTTGGATGGGTTATGCCGGAGTCTAGGAAATCTTTATCTCCAGTGAGTATTCCATCAACTCCTGCGGCCAGCGCAGCAAGATAGATCGGGCGGTCATTCAGATCGCGGATTTTTTGTTTATCCCTCACACCTTCCCCTGTCTCTTCCGGCGTAGACACAATCTCAACCGAGAGTGTCAGCAGAGAAAGAAACCGTTCAAAGTCCGATATCTTGTGGGGGAATTTTCGGTTGTACACACGGCGCATTTCATCCAATGAGTAGTCGCACACTACAGCATCATGCGGCGGGCTTACCGCTTTCATGAACGCCCGTGCCGGTACGCTGTCCGGAAACAGAGCGGCGGAAATCAGGATGTTCGTATCAATGAGGCAGCGCATCAGTCCTGTTCTTCAGAACGCATTTTTTTGACCAGATCAACAACATCTTCGTCCGAGCGCAGCCCGGCCTTTGCTGCTTCGCCTTCCATCGAGGATTGCAGCATCTTCATGGCATAAACGGCGGAATTCATTATGATCACCTGATTGTCCTGGCTAATGAGCGTTACCCTGTCGCCTGTTTTGACCCCAAGCACTTCCCGAATATCTTTGGGCAACGTGATTTGCCCTTTTGCCATCACCTTGGCGTTACCAACAAGAACGTTTTGCATAAAGCTTTGCCTCCTGCAAGCATAAAATCCCTACTTATCCTAAAAGTAGGATAATAGTTGTTTGGCAAAAAAGCAAGACCACGCCGACATTTTTCTTTCCCCCAACCATGTCAGCACCTTGCTAATTTTGCAGCAGACTGCTGCGAAATTGGGGGATTGCCGCCTCTGATTTTGCCCGTTCTTGCAGGACATTCTGTTAAGCGAGTATATTCTTTAACGGAGGTGTTCGATGACAATGAAAACAAAATCAAGCAAGACCAGGCAGCGGTATTCCCAGCAGTACAAGACAGAAGCACTTGCCCTTGCCGAAAAGGTTGGGGTTGTGACAGCAGCTAGTCGTCCTTGAAAAAGCCTTTTTTCATATTGCCGGGGCGATCGCTCCGGCACCCTTTTTTTGCCCATCGAAGCGGCACCAGAGGACCAAAAGCAATCCGGTAAAAAGAAGAAACAACCTTTCCCTCAACTTCTTGAGGATAAGACGGATATTGTGCCCTGCTCCACAGAGCAGGGCATTGATTTTATCGCCCAACTCACCCAGCAGGTAATTGCGTCCAAGCTTGCCATCCGCCTTCATATGGCCGATCACCGGCTCAACGGCGCTGCGTCTCTTGAGTTCCTTCTTCATCTGCGGTGTCATTCCCCGCCTGCGACCGGAGATCAACACCTGGGGTTCTTTGATCTTGTGACCACGGTAGCCCCGGTCGACAAAACTGCGTTGAACGGTGCAGCCGGTGATCCGCTGCACCTGCTCAATGGCCCTGCCCAGGGTGTGGCCATCATAGGGATTGCCAGGTTCAGCCAACATGCCCACCACGAAGTTGTCTCGATTGGTGGTGGCCACGCTCACCTTGACCCCGAACTCGTACTTCTTGTGTGCCTTGCCCTTGGCAATGCATTCGACTTCCGGTGCATGCAGGCTGTAGAGCTTGTTCTTGTCCTGTTTCTGCTGCGTCAACAACCGCTCAGCCAGGGCAAGCTCGGGAAGAAGCACTGGGCCAAGCGCCTGCTGCCCTTCGATCTTGCGCACAATGTCCCGATACACCCTGCCCAGATAGGTCTTCAGCCGTTTTACCTCCCGACGGGCTCTTCGGGTTTGGCGGGCGTGAAAATACCGGCCGGCCTTTAACAAGGCCTGACGTCCAAGACGGGAGTAACTCTGCCGAAGACGAATGCCCCAAACCGCAGCCAACTTGACCAGTCGTTCCCGACTGCGGTTGTACAATCGTGAATCGGTCGGAAACGCCACCGCCTTTTCCTGAACAGTCGTATCAACAATCACTCGCTCCAAACTGGTCGGCGCAACCGCTCCGCTTGTCAACCCCGCCTTTATCGTGAGCTGCAGGATCAATTCCGATCCCTGCTCACCTATCCTCTTTCGCCAGCGACTCAACGAAGACGGATCGATCGGCAGTTCATGACAAAAGTACTCTTCCCCGCAGAAATATTGATGGTACGGGTTCTCCACCCACCGCCGTACCGTCTCTTCGTCTGACGTGTTGAACGCATGGCTCAGATAGGTCAGGCCTACGAGCAAACGAATCGGGAGCCCCGGCCGGCCTTCCTCAGAGTACAGCTTGCCAAACTCGCTTTCAAACACTCCCCAGTCGATCAGCCCACTCAGCCGGTACAACTCATGACGATGATTGAGAATGCTCTCCAAACGGTTGCGGAACATGTCCAACTGGGGGCTGGAAATCTGCTTCTTCGGCTGCATCGAAAATCACCAGAAATTGAAGGGGAAAAGTGCAATATCCTGCAATTTACAGTGCTATATTTTTCAATTTTTATCCATATATTCCAACTCGTTGAGAGTTTTTCATGGCCGACCAGCTAAGCAATGAGGGCTTCATGAAAGCTGGCTGTATTCCTGGCGAAGCAAGGCTCATTATGCGCAAGATCGAAGCGGTGTGGAAGAATGACTTTTTGTTGAAAACGCTCGGCTCAAGCGCTAGCTGGCGGAGCAGGCCGAGGAGCTGGGTATCGTAAAAAATGCTGCAGCATACTTCACCAAAAGCCTGAAGTGAAGTACGCCTTTATGCATAACCATACAGACGAATTCAAGAGTATTTCCATGAGTCGTGTGTTGGACATCTCTCGCAGCGGATTCTACCTCTGGCGGCAACGAGGAGAGTAGCCAACAAAACGACAGCAACAGTGCATAGCTCTTGACAAACTGGTTGTTGATGCTTTTGTAGCTCGGAAAATGCGGGCAGGTTCGCCCAGGCTGATTCTTGACCTGCACGACCGGGGCCACGCTTATGATCGCAAAACAGTCGCAGCCGGCATGAAGCGGCAGAATCTGCGGGTAAGGCAACCACGAACTCGAACCACAGTCGAATCAGCTCTTTAACCGAGGGGCAGAGACAACACCGCTGATCGCCGAAACCTCCTCAGTGGGGAAAAGTAAAATCAGCACGTCGCACCACAGTTTCAGAAAGTCCAAAGAAGGGGGAGACGCTATACCGCCGCGCATTCTGGCTCCCTCCATGATGCAGACGATGAAATCCATGCGGGTAAGCAAGGTATCCTTGTCCTGTGCAGGGAAGTATTCCTTCAGCAGGCGCAAAAACGCTTCATGCAGGCGGGTGTTGCCGTTGCGAAGAATCTGCTGAATGTCCGGGTCTTTTTCAGCGCTCAGCCAGGCTTGGAAAAAGGCCCTGCGGAGATCACGGGGCAGGAGCATTTCAAAGGCCAATTCCCCGGCAAGGCTGCGAAGAAAGGCTTTTTGGGCATTTTCCGAGGGAACTTTTTTTCCCTCTCTGGTTATCCCTGTGGCAAGAGCGAGTAGACGTTTTTCTCTGTCTTGATAAAATTCATGAAGAAGAGAGGTCATGGGAAAATTTTTGTCGTGGTTTTGCGCGACAAGGGGAGCGGTAGCCGGTTTTTCGTTTTGTCTGGGATTTTTGACAATCATGGCTTACTCCTCTCAGTGTGTTCAGGTGTGGCGGGCAGGATATACCCGCTTGGCGTCATGGGGTTGGGCGGG
It includes:
- a CDS encoding ATP-dependent nuclease codes for the protein MRVVSIKINNFRGVKYSSLLLPHHGVLIGDNNVGKTTVLEALDLVLGPDRLHRQPVIDEHDFFRGQYTLKPQREITADSPAEKTDGNRTEAVSNIETDEQVPQIEIEVIIAALNGEQKNKFGDYIEFWDSKTNQLYDKADPKGVDTPTISEVLRVTFIGSYDKDEDDFDGKTYFTRSLLEDDNPALFNKRHKQLCGFLYLRSLRTGSRALSLERGSLLDIILRLNEVRPQMWEATLNTLANLPVGSDPELGISPILESINAALKKYVPKEWGVEPHLRVSNLTREHLRKTITAFIATGDGDHAAPFYRQGTGTINMLVLAMLSQIAENKQNVIFAMEEPETAIPPYAQKRIVHEVRKLASQAIFTSHSPYVLEEFTIKETVVLSRDSEGLLTQQSIVLPENVKPKRYRQDFRIRFCEGLLARRVLIVEGATEASAFPAACRLLAELEPDTYSSLEALGVCVVDAGGETDIPGVAQLFKKLGKQTFALCDKQGETNKKLIEEHVEQLFMHDEKGFENMVLKGATEESLKAFCKQLCWPQHLTQRFPDPENNVCCALQEYFIWAKGCWGIADFLSQRSLDEIPEWIRNTAIELKNACAPASACHCVDPEPELTPKADGNEPH
- a CDS encoding UvrD-helicase domain-containing protein — translated: MNLTKGQTAIMQADGHLLVTGGPGSGKTTISILKASQIASQNLLPGQKVLFLSFARATVSRVIEAIEYEQKIPKEQKSFIVVDTYHSFFWRILKTYGYLIGLPRRIKVLTPPNEAIALSVIRSAFPSRKLTDIQKLEKKNAEAAELLRLAKEEGKVCFDLYAPNTYQILQGSKRICHLIASRYPTIILDEFQDTNAAQWSVVQKLGGGCRLLALADPEQRIYDWIGADPARLDHFRETFIPIEVDLKDDNHRSGDTEIAMFGRDVLAGKFRKNAYNGIGIAPFTPSRDPAMTKLITTVYSSRKRLIDQGISGWSLAILVPTKKMTRLVSEAFLQPPAKLTVIPHFAAIEMEAAILGAEVIALLMQPNSGTHHFEEFIDLMCNYFQGKGGDEPTQGALQEADKIRKNYDAWVDAHAKGKTLRKNSILINMHNVYEQACSVALTGDPDKDWVTIRGILEKGTCPRLREISLEVRNLRLLQRGSQLRQELSQDWLSHGVYLNALEVVRRAFVQAHFDLRAKPESGVVVMNMHKAKGKQFDEVIIFEGWPVQHKGQTVSNPDRIVRANSIEQANSQARQNFCVSITRSKRQTTILTPKNDPCVLLPSNDNA
- a CDS encoding PIN domain-containing protein → MRCLIDTNILISAALFPDSVPARAFMKAVSPPHDAVVCDYSLDEMRRVYNRKFPHKISDFERFLSLLTLSVEIVSTPEETGEGVRDKQKIRDLNDRPIYLAALAAGVDGILTGDKDFLDSGITHPRMITSAEFMRVD
- a CDS encoding AbrB/MazE/SpoVT family DNA-binding domain-containing protein — protein: MQNVLVGNAKVMAKGQITLPKDIREVLGVKTGDRVTLISQDNQVIIMNSAVYAMKMLQSSMEGEAAKAGLRSDEDVVDLVKKMRSEEQD
- a CDS encoding IS5 family transposase — its product is MQPKKQISSPQLDMFRNRLESILNHRHELYRLSGLIDWGVFESEFGKLYSEEGRPGLPIRLLVGLTYLSHAFNTSDEETVRRWVENPYHQYFCGEEYFCHELPIDPSSLSRWRKRIGEQGSELILQLTIKAGLTSGAVAPTSLERVIVDTTVQEKAVAFPTDSRLYNRSRERLVKLAAVWGIRLRQSYSRLGRQALLKAGRYFHARQTRRARREVKRLKTYLGRVYRDIVRKIEGQQALGPVLLPELALAERLLTQQKQDKNKLYSLHAPEVECIAKGKAHKKYEFGVKVSVATTNRDNFVVGMLAEPGNPYDGHTLGRAIEQVQRITGCTVQRSFVDRGYRGHKIKEPQVLISGRRRGMTPQMKKELKRRSAVEPVIGHMKADGKLGRNYLLGELGDKINALLCGAGHNIRLILKKLRERLFLLFTGLLLVLWCRFDGQKKGAGAIAPAI